The Gavia stellata isolate bGavSte3 chromosome 1, bGavSte3.hap2, whole genome shotgun sequence genome has a segment encoding these proteins:
- the GTPBP6 gene encoding putative GTP-binding protein 6: MGPGRLSQSLLLRCRRAAAALGAARCRGGPLSARPLSAAVHLRAPQRPPGRGEPPRAGGGGRWKGVAGAGGDEEEEEEDEAELEELLGPSPLALEPGAQRVAVVHPAVKWGPKKSPLTTAELQIAEAVALVETLQNWTVLDIIIIPTKNPDKKFIFGKGNFQVLTEKIKKLPHVTAIFLNVERLSSLTKKELEDAWGVKVFDRYTVVLHIFRCNARTKEAKLQIALAEIPLLRSNLKNEVSQLDQQRGGSRYIMGSGETFMETQNRILKEKELKIRNALEKLRRKRSLLRTQRRKREFPIISVMGYTNCGKTTLIKALTGEAGLQPRDQLFATLDITAHAGYLPSHMAVIYVDTIGFLTDLPHNLVESFSATLEEVAYSDLIVHVRDITHPETALQKATVLSVLKNLNLPSHLLDSMLEVHNKVDLIERYKPTEENALAISALHGHGLEELKEEIEKKILTATGKKILTVNVNLQGPQLSWLYKEATVQEVEVMPEDGTAMVKVIIGNSAFGRYKNLFPNSKIFML; the protein is encoded by the exons ATGGGGCCCGGTCGCCTCTCGCAGTCGCTCCTGCTGCGctgccggcgggcggcggcggctctCGGCGCGGCCCGCTGCCGCGGTGGGCCGTTGTCCGCCCGCCCGCTCAGCGCCGCCGTTCATCTGCGGGCTCCCCAGCGGCCGCCGGGGAGGGGCGAGCCaccgcgggcgggcggcggaggGCGGTGGAAGGGGGTGGCGGGCGCCGGCGGggatgaagaagaggaggaggaggacgaggcggagctggaggagctgctgggccCCTCTCCGCTGGCCCTGGAGCCCGGCGCGCAGCGCGTGGCCGTGGTGCACCCGGCTGTCAAGTGGGGCCCGAAGAAGTCGCCGCTCACCACGG CTGAATTACAGATTGCTGAAGCCGTTGCTCTTGTAGAGACCCTTCAGAACTGGACGGTTTTAGATATAATAATTATTCCTACAAAAAATCCTGACAAGAAGTTTATTTTTGGCAAAGGAAACTTTCAGGTTTTGACAG aaaagattaaaaaattgcCCCATGTGACAGCTATCTTCTTGAATGTGGAAAGATTATCTTCACTAACAAAG AAAGAACTAGAAGATGCCTGGGGCGTGAAAGTCTTTGACAGATACACAGTTGTACTTCACATTTTTCGTTGTAATGCCCGGAccaaagaagcaaaacttcAGATAGCGTTGGCCGAAATTCCACTTCTCAG GTCgaatctgaaaaatgaagtgtcTCAGCTAGATCAGCAGAGAGGTGGATCGAGATACATCATGGGCTCAG gtGAAACATTCATGGAGACACAGAATCGtatcttgaaagaaaaagaacttaaAATTAGGAATGCTCTGGAGaaactaagaagaaaaaggtcTTTACTTAGAACTCAGCGCAGAAAACGCGAGTTTCCGATTATCTCAGTAATGGGCTATACTAATTGTG gAAAAACTACCTTGATCAAAGCCTTGACTGGCGAAGCAGGACTTCAACCCAGAGATCAGCTGTTTGCCACTCTTGATATTACAGCCCATGCTGGCTATCTGCCCTCACATATGGCAGTTATTTATGTTGACACTATTGGGTTTCTGACTGACCTTCCACATAATCTGGTTGAGTCCTTTTCAGCTACATTAGAAGAAGTGGCTTACTCA GATCTGATAGTTCACGTGAGGGATATCACTCATCCAGAAACTGCCCTCCAGAAAGCAACTGTTCTGTCAGTTCTGAAGAATCTTAATCTTCCCAGCCATTTATTGGACTCAATGCTAGAAGTTCATAACAAAGTGGATTTGATAGAAAG GTATAAACccactgaagaaaatgctttagCCATTTCTGCTCTACATGGACATGGTTTAgaagaactgaaagaagaaatagaaaaaaaaattttgacaGCAACAGGAAAGAAGATTCTGACAGTTAACGTTAACTTACAGGGACCTCAGCTAAg ttggCTCTACAAAGAAGCAACAGTTCAGGAAGTAGAAGTCATGCCTGAAGATGGCACAGCCATGGTGAAGGTGATAATCGGCAATTCTGCTTTTGGCAGATACAAAAACCTCTTTCCTAACAGTAAGATTTTTATGCTGTGA